In Myxocyprinus asiaticus isolate MX2 ecotype Aquarium Trade chromosome 32, UBuf_Myxa_2, whole genome shotgun sequence, one genomic interval encodes:
- the snx11 gene encoding sorting nexin-11 — protein MIRIQEQDEFIAVRVQDPRVQNEGSWNSYVDFKIFLHTNSKAFTAKTSCVRRRYSEFVWLKKKLQKNAGLVPVPDLPKKSLFSFINDDFIERRRMGLQSFLDKVLHMTVCLSDSQLHLFLQTQLPVKHIEDCVQGHTPYTVTEAILTYASSKLGWVQEEGGGSQELWPAPVPYESVESPAPHLPSFQCVGTTSSGIGTPNELTDVSDLETESILSDAEQTAPVLKYGNCHERIVKERESSINLVVEVHPTTLLSFIETEFEVENCGSDETQWLYKKSKDLQGYGCEYPVSHIDGLLEDKSWHRDSDSKGEGLDKVPDQETSVKISSVDRVIEKRTLGDINEGERDSQDAALKQECTVRQTPDKDLHEEDPSPMVHYNKVTLNLSVAQEDTAEQSDLRGQELVETAAKTGEDHELHDLDSIIEDITPYNEDQEQGKAEITVDKAVQENGVRDENSNIDAAVQEDATVSQNLDKDFYEEGSSIYYNEVTLDLSAKHSDQMRVENTTKTGEDVAFLDCYVAGILEEILPDTEDPELGKDK, from the exons ATGATCAGAATTCAAGAACAAGAT GAATTCATTGCTGTGAGGGTTCAGGATCCTCGCGTTCAGAACGAAGGTTCCTGGAACTCATATGTGGACTTCAAAATTTTCCTTCAT ACAAACAGCAAAGCGTTCACTGCGAAAACATCCTGTGTGAGGCGGCGATACAGTGAGTTTGTGTGGTTGAAGAAAAAACTGCAAAAGAATGCTGGTCTTGT GCCTGTTCCTGATCTGCCCAAAAAGTCATTATTCTCATTTATTAATGATGACTTCATTGAAAGAAGGAGAATGGGTCTACAGAGCTTCTTGGACAA GGTGTTGCACATGACGGTATGTCTGTCCGATAGCCAACTCCATCTTTTCCTGCAAACTCAGCTTCCTGTAAAGCACATTGAGGACTGCGTGCAGGGCCACACCCCCTACACTGTGACAGAGGCCATTCTTACCTATGCTTCCTCCAAACTTGGTTGGGTGCAAGAGGAGGGGGGCGGATCCCAAGAATTATGGCCAGCCCCTGTTCCATATGAATCCGTAGAGAG CCCTGCTCCTCACCTCCCTTCTTTTCAGTGTGTAGGAACTACATCAAGTGGAATAGGAACTCCAAATGAACTTACAGATGTTTCAGACCTAGAAACAGAGTCAATACTGAGTGATGCAGAGCAGACTGCACCTGTACTGAAGTACGGAAATTGTCATGAACGGATagttaaagagagagaaagttcCATTAATCTAGTGGTTGAAGTCCATCCAACCACTCTTCTTAGTTTTATAGAGACCGAGTTTGAGGTTGAAAACTGTGGATCAGATGAAACCCAATGGCTTTATAAGAAAAGCAAAGATCTACAAGGGTATGGATGTGAATATCCTGTTTCGCATATAGACGGGCTGCTTGAAGACAAATCTTGGCACAGAGATTCAGATAGCAAAGGGGAAGGTCTAGATAAAGTGCCTGATCAAGAAACATCTGTTAAGATCTCTTCAGTAGATAGAGTCATTGAGAAAAGAACTCTTGGTGATATTAATGAAGGGGAGAGGGACAGTCAAGACGCTGCCCTTAAGCAGGAATGCACTGTGAGACAAACCCCTGACAAGGATCTTCATGAAGAAGATCCAAGTCCAATGGTCCATTATAACAAAGTAACTCTGAATCTCAGTGTTGCCCAAGAAGACACTGCTGAGCAGAGTGACCTCAGAGGGCAGGAACTTGTAGAAACTGCAGCTAAAACTGGGGAAGATCATGAACTGCATGATTTAGACAGCATTATAGAGGATATCACACCATATAATGAAGACCAAGAACAAGGTAAAGCAGAGATAACAGTGGACAAAGCTGTCCAGGAGAATGGAGTCCGTGATGAAAACTCCAACATAGATGCTGCTGTCCAGGAAGATGCCACAGTGAGCCAAAACCTTGACAAGGATTTTTACGAAGAAGGTTCAAGTATTTATTATAATGAAGTAACTCTGGATCTCAGTGCTAAGCACAGCGACCAAATGCGTGTAGAAAACACAACTAAAACTGGAGAAGATGTTGCATTTCTGGATTGCTATGTAGCCGGCATCCTTGAGGAGATCTTGCCAGATACTGAAGACCCAGAACTAGGTAAAGATAAATGA